A single Pseudomonas sp. DC1.2 DNA region contains:
- the hemA gene encoding 5-aminolevulinate synthase gives MYQALLQDKLEALHTSGQYRHFTTLNRICGRYPMAHLADNDDSEVVVWCSNDYLGMSQHQDVRTAMHDAVDSYGAGAGGSRNIGGTHNLFSHLETSIADWHGKEAALVFPTGFGSNDATLQCLLRQLPDCVVFSDERNHASIVNGIRAVPTEREVFRHNDVTHLEQLLCKYPIDRPKIVVFESIYSMDGDRSPIAEIAQIAKKYNALTYLDEVHAVGMYGPRGAGLAAELGVEDQLDIIQGTMAKAIGIIGGYVASSRIVIDAIRSLCTGFIFTTALPPAVVAGCLASIEHLKASNSERASLHTKTGYLRSRLEMCGIPVMPCSTTHVLPVLIGNGPLCKAAAERLLYSHSVYLQPINSPSVPVGTERFRVNVTPNHSNAQIEYLADALRETFLYFNIPLAPCSEIRGVA, from the coding sequence ATGTATCAGGCACTTTTGCAGGATAAGCTCGAGGCGCTGCACACCTCAGGGCAATATCGGCATTTCACAACTCTAAATAGAATTTGTGGCCGTTATCCCATGGCTCATCTCGCTGATAACGATGACAGCGAAGTAGTAGTTTGGTGCAGTAATGACTATCTCGGCATGTCCCAGCACCAGGACGTCAGAACGGCCATGCACGATGCAGTGGATAGCTACGGCGCGGGTGCCGGCGGGTCCCGTAACATCGGTGGCACACACAATCTCTTTAGCCACCTTGAGACGAGTATTGCTGACTGGCATGGAAAAGAAGCTGCACTTGTATTCCCAACTGGTTTTGGCTCGAATGACGCCACCCTTCAATGCCTGCTTCGGCAACTCCCAGACTGCGTAGTCTTCAGTGACGAACGTAATCACGCCTCTATCGTAAACGGAATCAGGGCAGTCCCAACTGAGCGGGAAGTGTTTCGTCACAACGACGTGACTCATCTGGAGCAGTTGTTGTGTAAGTACCCGATTGATCGCCCAAAAATTGTAGTGTTCGAGTCCATATATTCAATGGACGGGGACCGTTCACCTATCGCGGAAATTGCTCAGATCGCGAAAAAATACAATGCACTGACTTATCTTGATGAAGTCCATGCCGTCGGTATGTATGGCCCGCGTGGAGCAGGGCTGGCTGCAGAACTGGGCGTCGAGGACCAGTTGGATATCATTCAAGGCACTATGGCCAAGGCGATTGGCATCATCGGCGGCTACGTAGCATCCAGCAGAATTGTTATCGATGCGATTCGATCACTGTGTACGGGCTTCATTTTTACCACTGCTTTGCCGCCCGCTGTGGTCGCAGGCTGTCTCGCGAGTATTGAGCACCTCAAAGCGAGTAATAGTGAGAGAGCCTCGCTGCATACCAAAACGGGGTATCTTCGCTCTCGGCTCGAGATGTGCGGTATCCCGGTGATGCCGTGCTCAACCACTCATGTACTGCCTGTACTTATTGGTAATGGCCCGCTGTGTAAGGCTGCTGCCGAACGTCTGCTTTACTCGCACTCTGTGTACTTGCAGCCCATTAACTCGCCCTCTGTTCCAGTGGGAACTGAGCGGTTCCGAGTGAACGTAACGCCTAATCATTCGAACGCGCAGATCGAGTATCTGGCAGATGCGTTGCGGGAGACGTTCCTCTATTTCAATATTCCTCTCGCCCCATGCTCCGAGATCAGAGGTGTTGCATGA
- a CDS encoding MFS transporter — MSKTIPGAVYLIAIGAFALGMASYVTAGLIPMIEVAFDVQVAVAAQLVTAFTLAYGIGSPVFVALLPAQRQRFGLLVALALFVFANAASALVDDFAALLVCRALAGIGAGVYLATGIAASAAVSAPELRGKAIAIIMGGMASGTVLGVPVSLLLAEQFGWQMALWLVAFLGLVSWLGLILKLPAIPAGPAMPMSRKLALLADRNVMTILVVSLLAAVASLGMYTFMVPLMADPAYGGVGNIAPYLWVWGLGGVAGSFLVGPLVDRIKGPTLTFLILIILSVSLFALPVAASVTPWLAMLPIALWGAVGWALQVPQNNELIAARDHKGDGNLAVALNESALYLGSALGAAAGGFILLLQMPGWTLAVSAGTVSVIAAVVQILHMRNRKMHAVNAVTSVSAQ; from the coding sequence ATGTCAAAAACAATACCGGGGGCGGTTTACCTGATCGCTATTGGCGCCTTTGCCTTAGGGATGGCGTCCTACGTGACCGCGGGCTTGATCCCTATGATCGAGGTTGCCTTCGACGTGCAGGTAGCCGTAGCTGCACAACTGGTCACCGCATTTACGCTGGCCTATGGGATTGGCTCGCCTGTCTTCGTCGCGCTGCTACCCGCACAACGACAGCGGTTTGGTCTGTTGGTCGCGCTAGCCCTGTTCGTTTTCGCCAACGCGGCAAGCGCTTTGGTAGATGACTTTGCCGCGTTACTGGTTTGTCGCGCGCTGGCAGGTATCGGCGCAGGCGTCTACCTCGCAACGGGCATCGCTGCATCTGCAGCAGTATCGGCGCCCGAGTTGAGAGGCAAGGCCATTGCAATCATCATGGGCGGCATGGCCAGCGGTACGGTGCTTGGGGTGCCTGTCAGTCTGCTACTCGCCGAGCAATTTGGCTGGCAGATGGCTCTGTGGCTGGTGGCCTTTCTGGGGCTGGTTTCCTGGTTAGGTCTGATCCTCAAGCTCCCCGCGATTCCCGCAGGTCCGGCGATGCCCATGAGTCGAAAACTTGCCCTGCTGGCGGACAGGAACGTAATGACCATTCTGGTGGTTTCGCTTCTGGCGGCCGTGGCCAGTCTTGGCATGTACACCTTTATGGTTCCGCTAATGGCAGACCCGGCCTATGGCGGAGTAGGCAACATAGCGCCTTATCTTTGGGTCTGGGGTCTGGGTGGCGTGGCGGGCAGTTTCTTGGTAGGGCCTCTGGTGGATCGAATCAAGGGGCCGACGCTCACATTTCTGATCTTGATAATCCTCAGCGTTTCGTTGTTTGCATTACCGGTAGCGGCTTCAGTAACGCCTTGGCTTGCAATGCTCCCTATCGCCTTGTGGGGTGCCGTGGGCTGGGCGCTGCAAGTGCCTCAGAACAATGAGTTGATTGCTGCACGTGATCATAAAGGTGATGGCAATCTTGCGGTGGCTCTGAATGAGTCGGCGCTCTATCTGGGCAGCGCTTTGGGTGCAGCAGCAGGGGGCTTCATTTTGCTCCTGCAAATGCCAGGCTGGACATTGGCCGTCAGCGCAGGAACGGTATCCGTTATCGCAGCTGTCGTGCAAATCCTCCATATGCGCAACAGGAAAATGCACGCTGTTAACGCCGTGACAAGCGTTTCTGCTCAGTAA
- a CDS encoding TauD/TfdA family dioxygenase codes for MDESCRDAHIFRLTEAEKEGIRDALVDICYEPTGGCNYIQKIRTTAYRVFPERLIEKLDSLKNDDASYCVFENLPVDDAFGSPQRDADSLGFKNGYLSENVLVALGCLIAEPYSIGHEGPKLVNDLVPHPEAATEYTGNGSEVELDLHTENAFQTYDSRGDTSPLALLLLGVRSDPHTSGPKTWVADAREALKALSDVDIQLLYGKHFIIRQPYRWRNSGVQSSETLLYPILTGPITHPRVTAAFYPDMVVAVDEAAKNAYLKFYDALKKVALAVDIQPGKLVYVNNRFTLHSRDKFTPSFDPKGHAYRWVQRVFLTNNLWNFRSFKKSGTRIFEPTAH; via the coding sequence ATGGACGAGTCCTGTAGAGATGCCCATATTTTTCGGCTGACTGAAGCGGAAAAAGAGGGGATTCGCGATGCACTTGTGGATATTTGCTACGAGCCAACAGGGGGCTGTAATTACATCCAGAAGATCCGTACTACTGCGTATCGGGTATTTCCGGAGCGTTTGATTGAAAAGCTCGATTCACTGAAAAATGATGACGCGTCTTACTGTGTGTTCGAGAATCTTCCAGTGGACGATGCGTTCGGTAGTCCACAACGAGACGCTGACAGTTTGGGTTTCAAAAACGGGTATCTCTCTGAAAATGTATTGGTGGCGTTAGGTTGTTTGATTGCAGAACCTTATTCCATCGGGCATGAGGGACCGAAACTGGTCAATGACTTGGTACCGCACCCTGAGGCGGCAACCGAATACACCGGTAACGGGTCGGAAGTTGAATTGGATTTACACACTGAAAACGCTTTTCAGACGTATGATTCCCGTGGCGATACATCGCCATTAGCCCTTCTGCTACTTGGGGTTCGCAGCGACCCACACACCTCAGGTCCAAAGACCTGGGTTGCCGATGCCAGGGAAGCGCTCAAAGCACTTAGCGACGTAGATATTCAACTGTTATACGGCAAGCATTTTATAATTCGACAACCTTATCGCTGGAGAAACAGCGGCGTTCAATCCAGTGAAACCCTTTTATATCCCATCTTGACCGGGCCGATAACTCATCCGAGGGTTACCGCCGCGTTTTATCCGGACATGGTTGTAGCCGTAGATGAAGCAGCAAAAAACGCCTATTTGAAATTCTACGATGCCCTGAAAAAAGTAGCGCTCGCAGTGGACATACAGCCTGGAAAATTAGTGTACGTAAACAATCGATTTACGCTGCATTCCCGTGACAAGTTCACACCGAGTTTCGATCCTAAAGGTCACGCCTATCGATGGGTCCAGCGCGTGTTTCTCACTAATAATTTGTGGAACTTTCGATCGTTCAAAAAGAGCGGTACTCGAATATTTGAACCCACTGCCCACTGA
- a CDS encoding Gfo/Idh/MocA family oxidoreductase has product MNILIIGLGYAGKRFQRAFEQLSQNYNIQLSYCSRRSKNSALPYYANLKDALSELKPSIVVVSANDINHAEVLIDLAGYTGFVICEKPMLTSADDLLVISEGLRDVSGFALDLVERYSDATARLKFLAEANDWQLLRSSFHWGKDRLNDYRPTCGVVSEVIHALDLVSWICPSPAPLKLQHAIGVKSDFSISGTEVLDTVMFTADLGGAAVAGYASFVNIHRQRTVDFTFADPVGRIIHSRLEFDEPNWDSDHLRIWTRNERGAIVDVECRSYQGASDSSTSTILKLSRLCLDVLRFVVDDVPPLQTFADLETTIQLQGLLNEIDTQSLTGTSVQYVQSGMRTLIPEDADLESLG; this is encoded by the coding sequence ATGAACATCCTTATTATCGGGTTGGGCTACGCGGGGAAACGCTTCCAGCGCGCATTTGAACAGTTGAGCCAGAACTACAATATCCAACTCTCCTATTGCTCCAGGCGATCGAAGAACAGTGCTCTGCCCTACTATGCCAATCTCAAAGATGCACTGAGTGAACTGAAGCCCTCAATCGTCGTGGTGAGTGCCAATGATATCAACCATGCGGAAGTCCTCATCGACCTGGCCGGTTATACCGGATTCGTGATCTGTGAAAAGCCGATGCTGACCTCCGCTGACGACCTATTGGTCATCAGCGAAGGGTTGCGCGATGTGAGTGGCTTTGCTTTGGATCTGGTTGAACGATATTCAGACGCTACCGCACGCCTGAAGTTTTTAGCTGAAGCCAATGACTGGCAACTTTTAAGATCGAGTTTCCACTGGGGTAAAGACCGCCTCAACGATTACCGTCCTACTTGCGGAGTTGTGAGTGAGGTTATCCACGCACTGGATTTAGTGAGCTGGATCTGTCCGTCGCCGGCCCCACTGAAATTACAGCATGCGATTGGTGTTAAATCTGACTTCTCTATTTCTGGCACCGAAGTGTTGGACACCGTGATGTTCACTGCCGACCTTGGGGGCGCCGCGGTGGCGGGCTACGCCAGCTTCGTAAACATCCATCGACAACGCACCGTTGACTTTACATTTGCCGACCCGGTGGGCCGGATCATTCATTCTCGCCTGGAGTTTGATGAGCCCAACTGGGACAGCGACCATCTTCGAATCTGGACACGCAATGAGCGTGGGGCAATCGTGGATGTGGAGTGCCGCAGCTATCAAGGTGCTTCAGATTCCTCGACTTCGACGATCCTCAAACTAAGTCGGCTATGCCTTGACGTGCTGCGTTTTGTTGTCGATGACGTGCCCCCCCTGCAAACGTTTGCAGACTTGGAAACAACGATTCAACTGCAGGGACTACTCAATGAAATCGACACTCAGTCATTGACAGGTACTTCTGTCCAGTATGTGCAGTCAGGCATGCGAACCCTCATACCGGAAGACGCTGATTTAGAAAGTCTCGGCTAA
- a CDS encoding nitroreductase family protein, which yields MKAHDQAQSWAGFQSANRFCRAIREFDSTSIPEEEFFALLGEAAFAPSSGNLQPYELHWIKDPTLKARIAQACNGQKAAASATDLVVVVASPALGKQTAIAQPEHVEASCTLKPKSKVYRRSQIGKFQKILGVGSSAFWSPLLYIAALIRPTLSLLPVGSTGSRHWAARNAIFAAQTLMLGASAKGIGSCPMEGFSAQKIAAILNLPRASVFPIVIAFGYRSDGARIEECWRRPIKDLIISH from the coding sequence ATGAAAGCACACGATCAAGCACAATCCTGGGCTGGCTTCCAATCCGCGAATCGCTTTTGCAGAGCCATTCGTGAGTTTGACTCGACCTCGATTCCGGAGGAGGAGTTCTTTGCATTACTTGGTGAAGCAGCGTTCGCCCCTTCAAGTGGAAATTTGCAGCCCTATGAACTGCACTGGATTAAAGACCCCACCTTAAAAGCACGCATTGCACAGGCATGTAATGGGCAGAAGGCGGCGGCATCGGCGACAGACCTTGTTGTCGTTGTGGCAAGTCCCGCACTCGGAAAGCAAACCGCAATAGCGCAACCTGAGCATGTTGAAGCCTCTTGCACACTTAAGCCGAAATCGAAAGTCTACCGCCGCAGCCAAATCGGCAAGTTTCAGAAGATTCTCGGGGTCGGATCGTCAGCCTTCTGGTCACCGCTTCTTTATATTGCGGCATTGATTCGCCCCACGCTGTCCCTGCTCCCGGTTGGGAGCACTGGCAGTCGGCATTGGGCGGCACGCAATGCGATTTTTGCGGCGCAAACCTTGATGCTTGGAGCGTCGGCGAAAGGGATTGGCTCATGCCCAATGGAGGGCTTTTCTGCGCAAAAAATCGCTGCGATTCTAAACCTGCCTCGAGCCTCTGTGTTCCCAATAGTTATCGCATTTGGATATCGTTCGGATGGCGCAAGGATTGAGGAGTGCTGGCGTCGCCCAATAAAGGACCTGATCATTTCACACTAG
- a CDS encoding amidohydrolase family protein, whose product MSATKSYTSVIHNIGTFLTGDLETPLIDADTLVSVDGMITYVGRAENVDFSNVDLLIDAKQSTVMPGLIDNHTHPTLGEYSPRSGNHNWIWHSLQGGVTSMISAGEVHVPGLPTDRVGTIAMAIAAQRSFSGARPSGVKMEAGAPLLNDEFSDQDFADMVAQGINQLGEVGIGPVKSVSRAAELVKMARKHGMTSITHTGGPSISTSQRMGAEEILEIAPDIIGHINGGYTALAPSQIRCLCEGCLGALEIVHNGNEFAAVTTLNYAREMNQLDRIVIGTDSPAGCGVPALGMLRAIALLSSFGDVPPEKAVCFATGNTAKVRKLNRGILSVGREADILIACGPLGGAEPSVLGSFSSGDLPSITSVLIDGRLVVRQSKNSPPPSVTPEITLRA is encoded by the coding sequence ATGTCGGCTACGAAAAGCTATACCTCAGTTATCCATAATATAGGCACGTTCCTGACTGGCGATCTCGAAACTCCACTCATTGATGCAGACACACTGGTCAGCGTTGACGGGATGATTACCTATGTCGGTCGAGCTGAAAATGTAGATTTTTCAAATGTAGATCTGCTGATTGACGCGAAGCAGAGCACTGTCATGCCAGGCTTGATCGACAATCACACGCACCCAACCCTAGGGGAATACAGCCCACGCTCCGGCAACCACAATTGGATCTGGCACTCATTGCAGGGCGGTGTCACGAGCATGATTTCTGCCGGGGAAGTGCATGTACCAGGGCTACCCACTGATAGAGTCGGTACCATCGCAATGGCAATTGCCGCCCAACGCTCTTTTTCCGGCGCACGTCCTTCCGGGGTGAAAATGGAAGCAGGCGCGCCGCTGCTAAATGATGAGTTTTCGGATCAGGACTTTGCCGACATGGTTGCCCAAGGCATTAACCAGTTGGGGGAGGTCGGCATAGGCCCCGTTAAGTCAGTAAGCCGCGCAGCTGAGTTGGTCAAGATGGCTCGCAAGCATGGCATGACTTCTATTACCCACACCGGTGGTCCTTCGATCTCCACCTCTCAGAGAATGGGGGCAGAAGAGATCCTTGAAATTGCGCCCGATATTATCGGGCATATCAATGGTGGCTATACCGCATTGGCCCCAAGCCAGATTCGGTGTTTGTGTGAAGGCTGTCTGGGTGCCTTGGAAATCGTACATAACGGGAACGAGTTCGCGGCAGTGACCACTTTGAATTACGCACGAGAAATGAACCAACTTGATCGGATCGTGATTGGAACAGATTCTCCTGCTGGCTGCGGCGTCCCCGCACTTGGCATGCTCAGAGCAATTGCCTTGCTCAGTAGTTTCGGTGATGTGCCTCCGGAAAAGGCCGTCTGCTTCGCAACAGGCAACACTGCAAAGGTGCGGAAGTTGAACCGCGGGATTCTGAGCGTCGGAAGAGAAGCCGATATTCTGATCGCCTGCGGCCCTCTCGGTGGAGCAGAGCCCAGCGTACTGGGCAGCTTCAGTAGCGGTGATCTTCCGAGCATCACCTCGGTTCTGATTGATGGGCGCTTGGTAGTGAGACAATCCAAGAACTCCCCACCGCCATCCGTCACACCTGAAATAACACTCCGCGCCTAA
- a CDS encoding FAD-dependent monooxygenase: protein MRHTLNVDFPGKTLGVRALVTDALITGLSRDYWHRFGDSDMTRQISLCPFAGTELFQIQGPIPLDGDIDLCAEGLTALMTERAGRDDICIHSVLWSSAYTMSARLADHYRVGQIFLVGDAAHIHPPTGGQGLNTSIQDAYNLGWKLSAVIKGAPETLLNSYEEERRPVAASMLGLAAQLFESMKQGDRRRGREVHQLDIGYREATLALEKPDRSGRLSAGARAPDPPIRGAAGLSTRLFNLYKGTHWTLLGYGLEHGLVQPRPGLHIHTFGPRGDLFDDQGHFYDAYEPAIGDWVLVRPVGYIGAIVTNDEVGTLEGYLVQAGLSAANSCCR from the coding sequence GTGCGCCATACGCTCAATGTCGACTTTCCGGGTAAGACCCTCGGGGTTCGCGCTTTAGTGACCGATGCTTTGATAACAGGTCTGTCACGTGACTACTGGCATCGCTTCGGTGATAGCGACATGACAAGACAGATATCACTGTGCCCATTTGCCGGGACCGAGCTGTTTCAGATACAGGGCCCGATCCCGCTCGACGGCGACATTGATCTTTGCGCTGAAGGGCTGACTGCCCTGATGACGGAACGCGCCGGCCGTGACGATATTTGTATCCACTCCGTGTTGTGGTCATCGGCCTACACCATGAGCGCTCGACTGGCCGATCACTATCGCGTCGGCCAAATTTTTCTCGTTGGGGATGCTGCTCATATTCATCCTCCGACCGGTGGCCAAGGCCTCAATACCAGCATTCAGGATGCCTATAACCTCGGTTGGAAGCTGTCGGCGGTCATCAAGGGGGCGCCCGAAACGCTACTTAATAGCTATGAAGAGGAAAGACGGCCGGTCGCTGCGTCGATGCTCGGTCTGGCGGCGCAACTTTTTGAGTCCATGAAACAAGGCGATAGGCGTCGTGGCCGCGAGGTGCATCAACTCGATATCGGCTACCGCGAAGCCACGCTCGCGCTTGAAAAACCAGACCGAAGTGGCCGTTTGTCAGCGGGCGCCCGCGCCCCCGATCCGCCGATCCGGGGTGCAGCCGGCCTCTCGACGCGGCTGTTCAACTTATACAAAGGAACACATTGGACATTGCTGGGCTACGGGCTGGAGCATGGGTTAGTGCAACCTCGTCCAGGACTGCATATCCATACCTTCGGCCCACGCGGCGACCTCTTTGATGATCAAGGACACTTTTATGACGCTTACGAACCCGCCATCGGCGATTGGGTGTTAGTGCGCCCTGTTGGCTACATCGGTGCCATCGTCACGAATGACGAGGTCGGGACGTTAGAGGGTTACCTCGTACAAGCAGGGCTAAGTGCAGCCAATAGCTGTTGTCGCTAA
- a CDS encoding GNAT family N-acetyltransferase encodes MSRCDEIVLRPATSEHFDAVIELRALLLEGSEANYACVSVEERKLWRDAYSAWLRDVLSRSQTTQLLVAVCDGRVVGCVTGFVDRRAPGPDCLNGLCGWVQSLVVSPAFRSRGLSRVLMQSLMEWFEGRQVGKVVLQSTPAAEPLYERIGYSRSSEYIWTWPAREQRA; translated from the coding sequence ATGAGTCGTTGCGACGAAATAGTCCTACGGCCAGCGACAAGTGAGCATTTCGACGCAGTCATCGAGCTAAGAGCACTTTTACTGGAAGGCTCTGAGGCGAATTATGCCTGCGTGTCCGTCGAAGAAAGGAAGCTCTGGCGAGATGCCTACAGTGCATGGCTACGCGACGTACTAAGCCGTTCGCAGACAACTCAGTTATTGGTAGCGGTCTGCGATGGCAGGGTAGTGGGGTGTGTGACCGGATTTGTGGATCGTCGGGCGCCTGGACCTGACTGCCTCAATGGGTTGTGTGGATGGGTCCAGTCTCTGGTTGTCTCGCCGGCGTTTCGGTCTCGCGGCCTGTCACGGGTGTTGATGCAATCACTCATGGAGTGGTTTGAGGGCAGGCAAGTCGGCAAAGTTGTGCTTCAGTCGACCCCCGCCGCAGAACCCCTTTATGAACGAATAGGCTACAGCCGTAGCTCGGAATACATATGGACTTGGCCGGCGCGGGAGCAGCGCGCATGA
- the asnB gene encoding asparagine synthase (glutamine-hydrolyzing) has product MCGIAGWLSFGQDLTHQRLTLERMTMTMANRGPDAGGVWIDGPVGLGHRRLSIIDLEGGRQPMLARNAGTVAASITYSGEVYNFRELRNELLSRGHQFETKSDTEVVLRAYIEWGVAFTEHLNGMYAFAIWDRHTQTLHLIRDRMGVKPLYYFETDDGVIFGSEPKALLANPLVPRNVGADGLREIFEMVKTPGQAIFEGMREVLPGEFVSINRNGLTRHCYWKLEAKEHTDSQEQTIKYTRDLLEDIVDRQIVADVPLCSLLSGGLDSSIITALASKKLLAAGKENIRSFSLDFMDHGGGFTSDAVRGTPDAPFVKDLVQKIRSTHGEILLDSREMADPELRSKVIRALDLPPAFWGDMWPSLYRLFEEVRRHSTVALSGESADEVFGGYRWFHDPDAIQADTFPWLTSVTGKYFDGKPLFAKGLMEKLSMDQFVGDSYQQALREVPELPGESAVNRRMRQMTYVNLTRFVQTLLDRKDRMSMAVGLEVRVPFCDHRLVEYAFNIPWEIKAFDGREKSVLRAATRDLLPASISDRVKSPYPSTQDPAYEAVLRADLAAIMADPNAPVRALLDARQVSDTLTRQLGNNSPMYDRMGMELAVGLNAWLTEYDVNLVI; this is encoded by the coding sequence ATGTGCGGTATTGCTGGATGGCTTTCTTTTGGCCAAGACCTGACTCATCAACGTCTCACGCTGGAACGCATGACCATGACCATGGCCAACCGCGGACCGGATGCCGGTGGCGTGTGGATTGATGGCCCAGTGGGACTGGGCCATCGTCGCTTATCGATCATTGATCTGGAAGGTGGCCGCCAACCCATGCTCGCGCGAAATGCGGGCACCGTGGCGGCGAGTATTACCTACAGTGGCGAGGTTTATAACTTTCGCGAGTTGCGTAACGAACTGTTGAGCCGAGGTCATCAGTTCGAAACCAAGAGCGATACAGAAGTTGTGCTGCGTGCCTACATTGAATGGGGGGTTGCCTTTACCGAACACCTCAACGGTATGTACGCGTTTGCAATTTGGGATAGGCACACCCAAACGCTGCATCTAATCCGTGATCGGATGGGCGTGAAACCTCTTTACTACTTCGAAACTGATGACGGCGTCATTTTCGGATCTGAGCCAAAGGCGCTTCTCGCCAATCCGTTAGTACCTCGTAACGTGGGTGCAGATGGTCTCCGCGAAATTTTTGAGATGGTCAAGACGCCAGGTCAGGCAATCTTTGAAGGCATGCGAGAGGTCCTGCCTGGCGAGTTTGTCTCGATCAATCGTAATGGCCTCACGCGTCATTGCTATTGGAAACTGGAGGCAAAAGAACATACCGATAGCCAGGAACAGACCATCAAGTACACGCGGGATTTGCTCGAGGATATTGTCGATCGGCAAATCGTCGCGGACGTACCGTTATGCAGTCTGCTCTCCGGTGGCCTGGATTCATCAATCATCACGGCACTGGCATCCAAAAAGCTTCTGGCCGCGGGCAAAGAAAATATCCGTTCGTTCTCACTTGATTTCATGGATCACGGAGGCGGCTTCACCAGCGATGCGGTGCGAGGAACCCCAGACGCGCCATTCGTAAAAGACCTTGTGCAGAAGATTCGTTCAACTCACGGTGAAATTCTGCTCGACAGTCGCGAGATGGCAGATCCAGAGCTTCGCTCTAAAGTCATTCGAGCGCTGGACTTGCCGCCTGCCTTCTGGGGTGACATGTGGCCTTCACTCTATCGCCTCTTCGAAGAGGTACGCCGGCACTCGACAGTCGCACTTTCCGGCGAATCCGCCGACGAAGTTTTCGGTGGCTACCGCTGGTTTCATGACCCGGATGCGATCCAAGCGGATACATTCCCTTGGCTTACTTCGGTGACCGGTAAGTATTTCGACGGTAAACCGCTGTTCGCGAAAGGACTGATGGAGAAGCTGTCCATGGACCAGTTCGTGGGTGATTCTTATCAGCAGGCACTTCGTGAGGTGCCTGAGTTACCAGGTGAAAGTGCGGTGAATCGACGTATGCGTCAGATGACATACGTGAACCTGACGCGCTTTGTGCAGACCTTACTCGACCGTAAAGATCGTATGAGCATGGCTGTAGGCCTTGAGGTTCGGGTTCCATTCTGCGATCACCGGCTGGTCGAATATGCATTCAACATCCCTTGGGAAATCAAGGCTTTTGACGGCAGAGAGAAAAGTGTTTTGCGCGCGGCGACCCGGGATCTGCTTCCGGCCTCCATCTCGGACCGTGTGAAGAGCCCGTATCCGTCCACCCAGGATCCTGCTTATGAGGCCGTTCTGAGAGCGGATCTCGCCGCAATAATGGCTGATCCGAATGCGCCAGTTCGTGCGCTGCTTGATGCCAGGCAAGTCAGTGACACCCTTACCCGTCAACTCGGCAATAACTCCCCTATGTATGACCGCATGGGCATGGAGTTAGCGGTCGGACTGAACGCGTGGCTCACTGAATACGACGTAAATCTGGTGATCTGA